The proteins below are encoded in one region of Mya arenaria isolate MELC-2E11 chromosome 15, ASM2691426v1:
- the LOC128219290 gene encoding uncharacterized protein LOC128219290, with the protein MADNCFYQCVCGTFFATFAAANNHTCSKREGGTAGCSDSQDAITGNSAVNLMVEKGTNWTDSQTLLLIDCYKGYVSLVNSGKMKKKTMWDTIGSKFQDMGYGFGSEQKCGRWKSLMRAYKNTKDSNKKSGSCRKTFEYEDQLDELFAKDPTIQPECTLSSNSTTVSKGSASDETDKDDDSSSSSTPEVPKKKASRSNASELVTLFKTYLKKRKREKRKRKT; encoded by the exons ATGGCTGACAATTGTTTTTACCAATGTGTCTGTGGCACGTTTTTTGCCACATTTGCTGCTGCAAATAACCACACATGTTCTAAAAGAG AAGGTGGTACTGCCGGTTGTTCTGACTCCCAAGACGCCATCACAGGCAACAGTGCTGTAAACCTTATGGTTGAAAAAGGTACTAATTGGACTGACTCTCAAACTTTACTGCTTATTGATTGTTACAAGGGGTATGTTAGCCTCGTTAATAGTGGGAAAATGAAGAAGAAAACTATGTGGGATACCATAGGCAGTAAGTTTCAAGACATGGGATATGGGTTCGGTAGCGAACAAAAATGTGGAAGATGGAAGTCGCTGATGAGAGCGTACAAGAACACGAAGGATAGTAACAAAAAGTCAGGTAGCTGTAGGAAAACATTTGAATACGAAGATCAATTAGATGAACTGTTTGCGAAGGATCCAACTATTCAACCTGAATGCACTTTGTCCTCTAATTCAACTACGGTTTCAAAAGGATCTGCAAGCGATGAAACTGACAAAGACGATGATAGTTCATCTTCTAGTACTCCAGAAGTTCCAAAGAAGAAGGCTTCCCGTTCAAATGCTAGTGAACTGGTTACTCTCTTTAAGACTTaccttaaaaaaagaaagagagaaaaaagaaagagaaaGACGTGA